A DNA window from Bacillus carboniphilus contains the following coding sequences:
- the solA gene encoding N-methyl-L-tryptophan oxidase produces MIHRYEVVIVGAGTAGMSAGMFLAKKGVKTLLIDAFDPPHNQGSHHGDTRIIRHAYGEGRFYVPLALRAQSLWEELEKESGETLFLQTGILGAGNTDSPFIKETVKSAKEYDLRLEVMNAEDIQKRWSGIQLPEDFIGCFEPNSGILLAEKCVAAFRKLALRYGADLWTYTNVEALKSQEEGIEIKTNKGKVYADRCIVTAGAWTSRLLHTLEIPLTPTRKTVSWFEADETRFNANVFPGFFFQLPTQSYYGFPSIDGCGVKLGRMDGGQSIDPDNMNRTFGDFEEDEGDVRGFLQEYMPAAAGKLKQGKVCIFTRTPDEHFIMDTHPEYKNVLIAGGFSGHGFKFGSVMGEILSKLSLGEAIPFDLSHFKLGRFLNKEKKSRL; encoded by the coding sequence GTGATTCATCGATATGAGGTTGTCATTGTTGGTGCAGGAACAGCAGGAATGTCTGCGGGGATGTTTTTGGCTAAAAAAGGGGTTAAAACACTTCTTATAGACGCTTTTGATCCACCTCACAACCAAGGAAGTCATCATGGTGATACGAGAATTATTCGTCATGCATATGGTGAAGGCCGTTTCTATGTGCCGTTAGCTCTACGTGCCCAAAGTCTATGGGAAGAACTTGAAAAGGAGTCTGGTGAGACTTTATTTTTACAAACGGGGATTCTTGGAGCAGGAAATACAGATTCTCCTTTTATTAAGGAAACAGTTAAAAGTGCCAAAGAATATGATTTACGCCTTGAAGTAATGAATGCAGAAGACATTCAAAAGCGGTGGTCTGGTATACAATTGCCGGAGGACTTTATTGGATGTTTTGAACCTAATTCGGGCATTTTATTAGCTGAAAAATGTGTAGCTGCTTTTCGGAAGCTTGCTTTACGTTATGGGGCTGATTTATGGACTTATACGAACGTCGAGGCTTTGAAGTCCCAAGAAGAAGGTATTGAAATCAAAACGAATAAGGGGAAGGTGTATGCGGATCGATGTATTGTTACAGCTGGTGCTTGGACTAGTCGGTTATTACATACTCTTGAAATACCACTAACACCTACCCGAAAAACCGTTTCGTGGTTTGAAGCAGATGAAACTCGATTTAATGCAAATGTCTTTCCAGGTTTCTTTTTTCAGCTTCCTACCCAAAGCTACTATGGGTTCCCTTCCATTGACGGGTGTGGAGTTAAGCTTGGGCGGATGGATGGTGGACAATCGATTGATCCTGATAACATGAATCGAACTTTTGGTGATTTTGAGGAAGACGAGGGAGATGTACGTGGATTTCTTCAAGAATATATGCCAGCAGCTGCAGGTAAATTAAAACAAGGTAAGGTTTGTATTTTTACCCGAACACCTGATGAACATTTTATTATGGATACTCACCCCGAATACAAAAATGTACTCATTGCCGGAGGGTTTTCAGGGCATGGATTTAAATTTGGCAGTGTAATGG
- a CDS encoding sodium-dependent transporter, translating into MMKDSQVLWTTRLGFILAAMGMAVGTGNIWRFPRMVAEHGGGSFLIGWAIFLILWSLPLIMVEVYIGRKTRMGTMGSFKEFIGKKFSWFGPIITIVLVGITFYYSVVVGWTFKYFYLALTGTFTDDVDSNQLWESFTSNSVEPVFFHFLAVALTGLVVFIGVTKGIERMSKIFLPMLFILLIFTAIRSITLPGAMEGLSYMFTPQWEYLAKASTWLEALSQSAWSVGAGWGLYATYAIYTRKRDDIAQNSLTAGLGNNSVELLAGLTIIPAIFALAPSQEYIAQATSSGNTGITFIYMVELLNVMPQTYIFGIAFFGALAFAAFTSLVAMVELITRNFSDYGIPRNRAVIIAAGLIFVGGVPSALSMAVFNNQDWVWGVALLLSCLLYAVAAIKYGVEKMRDDINEVSSMKVNNWWVYSIKYVIPVLFVITTGWWIYQSMTWYPDTWWKPFEEFNVGTIVFQLGLAFIITPLLLRLNHRLRSSVKEEGLSDSETFDLNSSNDIKGGM; encoded by the coding sequence ATGATGAAAGACAGTCAGGTTCTTTGGACGACAAGACTTGGATTTATTTTAGCAGCCATGGGGATGGCCGTTGGTACAGGGAATATATGGAGGTTCCCACGAATGGTCGCCGAGCATGGTGGTGGATCATTTTTAATAGGATGGGCCATATTTTTAATTCTTTGGTCTTTACCTCTCATCATGGTTGAGGTTTATATTGGTAGAAAAACAAGAATGGGGACAATGGGGTCCTTCAAAGAATTCATTGGTAAAAAGTTTTCATGGTTTGGTCCCATTATAACGATTGTCCTAGTTGGTATTACTTTTTATTACTCCGTTGTTGTAGGGTGGACTTTTAAATATTTCTACTTAGCTTTAACGGGCACATTTACAGATGATGTGGATTCAAATCAGTTATGGGAAAGCTTTACCAGTAACTCAGTGGAGCCAGTCTTTTTTCACTTTTTAGCTGTTGCTTTAACTGGCTTAGTAGTATTTATTGGTGTTACTAAGGGTATTGAAAGAATGTCAAAAATCTTTCTACCTATGCTATTTATCCTTCTTATTTTTACAGCGATTCGATCGATTACTCTACCAGGTGCAATGGAAGGATTAAGCTATATGTTCACCCCACAATGGGAGTACTTAGCAAAGGCATCAACCTGGCTAGAGGCATTATCTCAGTCAGCGTGGTCTGTTGGTGCTGGTTGGGGGTTATATGCTACTTATGCGATCTATACAAGAAAAAGAGACGATATTGCTCAAAACTCTTTGACAGCAGGACTCGGAAACAACTCAGTTGAATTACTAGCTGGGTTAACCATTATTCCTGCTATTTTTGCACTAGCTCCATCTCAAGAGTATATTGCCCAAGCTACTAGTTCTGGAAATACAGGAATCACTTTCATCTACATGGTGGAACTGTTAAACGTAATGCCGCAAACGTATATTTTCGGAATTGCTTTCTTTGGAGCATTGGCGTTTGCTGCCTTCACATCTCTTGTAGCCATGGTAGAGTTAATTACTCGTAACTTTTCTGACTATGGAATTCCAAGAAATAGAGCTGTCATCATTGCTGCCGGACTCATTTTTGTGGGAGGTGTTCCTTCTGCGTTAAGTATGGCGGTCTTTAATAACCAGGATTGGGTATGGGGAGTAGCCCTATTACTTTCATGTCTTCTTTATGCTGTTGCAGCCATTAAATATGGTGTAGAAAAAATGCGTGATGACATTAACGAAGTAAGTTCTATGAAAGTTAACAATTGGTGGGTATATTCCATTAAATATGTCATACCTGTGTTGTTTGTTATTACTACTGGATGGTGGATTTATCAATCTATGACATGGTATCCAGATACATGGTGGAAGCCATTTGAGGAGTTTAACGTCGGAACAATTGTGTTCCAATTAGGCCTCGCCTTCATAATTACGCCATTGTTGTTGCGCTTGAACCATAGATTAAGAAGCTCTGTGAAAGAGGAAGGGCTATCAGATTCTGAAACATTTGACTTAAACTCTTCCAATGATATTAAAGGGGGCATGTAA
- a CDS encoding NAD(P)/FAD-dependent oxidoreductase: MSKVIIVGAGIIGLSSAYFLKKRGMEVVLIDKGVPGGACTSGNMGWVAPSLSEPVPAPGLVKTSLKWMLKKDSPLYIKPTAVPSLSNWLFQFWKFCNKESYKASFQAGLELNRKTLQLFDELEETEEIHFESYRKGLLNLFLDESSIEKRIEELKPAQQIGVPKPEVKTRDELIKMEPTISEKVKGGVYLPAERHVRPESFSKGLHDWLINNGVTILQEYEITDFVVKGGSIAAVRTGNELYEGDEFLVSAGAWVGLLMKKVGKHLPITAGKGYSLTISSPSFNIQQPVYLGDSKVAISPFKNAIRIGGTMELSGINTHFDERRLSNIRQSFNQYFGKPISGKEQKWVGMRPMTPDGLPVLGKLEGYENLYVATGHAMSGIAMSLATGVIMSELISEGKTDIPIQPFAPERFSLKGNTAGSGKEKTVVS, encoded by the coding sequence ATGTCGAAAGTCATCATTGTCGGAGCAGGTATTATTGGGTTAAGTAGTGCCTATTTTTTAAAGAAAAGAGGAATGGAGGTCGTCCTGATTGACAAAGGAGTGCCAGGTGGCGCGTGCACTAGTGGAAATATGGGTTGGGTAGCACCATCATTGTCTGAACCTGTGCCTGCTCCAGGTCTTGTGAAAACGTCTTTGAAATGGATGTTAAAAAAAGATAGTCCTCTTTATATTAAGCCTACAGCTGTTCCCTCTTTATCAAACTGGTTATTTCAGTTTTGGAAGTTTTGTAACAAAGAGTCATACAAGGCTAGCTTTCAGGCAGGTCTTGAATTAAATAGGAAGACTCTTCAACTTTTTGATGAGCTTGAGGAAACCGAGGAGATTCATTTTGAATCCTACCGAAAGGGACTTTTGAATCTCTTTTTGGATGAAAGCTCAATAGAAAAACGAATAGAGGAACTAAAGCCTGCCCAACAAATTGGAGTCCCTAAACCGGAAGTGAAGACAAGAGATGAGTTAATAAAAATGGAACCAACTATTTCTGAAAAGGTTAAAGGTGGAGTGTATTTACCTGCAGAACGACATGTTCGACCAGAGTCGTTTAGTAAAGGTCTTCACGATTGGTTAATAAACAACGGAGTAACAATTTTACAAGAATATGAGATTACTGATTTTGTTGTTAAGGGAGGTAGCATTGCTGCTGTTAGAACGGGTAACGAATTGTATGAGGGAGATGAATTCCTCGTTTCTGCCGGGGCATGGGTAGGCTTGTTAATGAAAAAAGTAGGAAAGCATTTACCAATTACAGCTGGAAAAGGATACAGTTTGACGATTTCTTCACCATCCTTCAACATTCAACAACCTGTATATCTTGGAGATTCAAAAGTAGCGATCAGCCCTTTTAAAAATGCCATTCGGATAGGTGGTACCATGGAGTTGTCTGGAATCAATACACACTTTGATGAACGAAGACTCTCTAATATACGACAATCCTTTAATCAGTACTTCGGCAAACCAATCAGTGGGAAGGAGCAGAAATGGGTGGGGATGCGCCCAATGACACCAGACGGACTACCTGTACTTGGGAAACTAGAAGGCTATGAAAACCTTTATGTAGCTACTGGCCATGCAATGAGTGGAATAGCTATGAGTTTAGCTACTGGAGTCATTATGTCGGAGCTAATAAGCGAGGGTAAAACAGATATACCGATTCAGCCGTTCGCTCCAGAACGTTTCAGCTTGAAGGGGAATACTGCAGGAAGTGGGAAAGAAAAGACTGTGGTGAGTTAG